A single Candidatus Poribacteria bacterium DNA region contains:
- a CDS encoding FAD-binding protein, translated as MIEYDVLVIGGGLAGMSAALHAGEAGASVAMVSKVYPTRSHSAAAQGGINAALGIEDSWEVHAYETVKGSDFLGDQDAIEILCRDGIQDVFALEHWGVIFDRNEEGNIHMRGFGGTDKSRTCHVGDMTGQTILHVMYERLLRMNVKSYDEWFVTTLLMEEGACCGAVAMDITSGKLEVFKAKAVIICTGGCGRVYEPSTNGLIVTGDGLSLAYRVGALLMDMEMVQYHPTTLPANGFLITEGARGEGAYLLNSEGERFMQEERYGATTLEEKASRDVVSRAETIEIQEGRGIDGCVLLDCRHIKDRILEAFHQISELAIDYAGVDITQQPLPIRPGMHYMMGGIKTDIDGRCYRHNGDGSEPLPGLYSAGEAACVSAHGANRLGGNSLLDCVTFGRKAGVHAAEYASSINSPNISEAVTGVEEQKISDLFARSTNERAPALRLEMGEIMHTFTGVFREEAGLLEAQRRIHAVRERFPEVSVHDKGRVFNTDLLAVLELDFMFDCAETIIASALARKESRGAHTRTDYPERDDENWLKHVAVYHTPDGPVVTYLPVTITKWQPEARQY; from the coding sequence ATGATTGAATACGATGTGCTCGTTATTGGCGGCGGTTTGGCGGGGATGAGTGCTGCCCTGCATGCGGGAGAGGCCGGTGCGAGCGTGGCAATGGTGTCCAAGGTTTACCCAACCCGCTCCCACTCGGCTGCTGCACAAGGTGGTATTAACGCAGCGCTAGGGATTGAAGACTCGTGGGAGGTTCACGCTTATGAGACCGTCAAGGGCAGCGACTTCTTAGGCGACCAAGATGCCATCGAAATCCTTTGCCGCGACGGTATTCAGGATGTCTTCGCTCTTGAACATTGGGGCGTTATTTTTGACCGCAACGAAGAGGGAAACATCCACATGCGTGGCTTCGGCGGAACTGACAAGAGCCGTACGTGCCATGTCGGTGATATGACCGGGCAGACCATTTTGCACGTCATGTATGAGCGCCTGCTCAGGATGAATGTCAAATCCTACGATGAATGGTTCGTGACGACGCTGCTCATGGAAGAAGGCGCATGCTGTGGTGCCGTGGCGATGGATATAACGAGTGGCAAGTTAGAAGTCTTTAAGGCGAAAGCGGTCATTATCTGCACCGGCGGTTGTGGACGGGTCTACGAGCCAAGTACCAATGGGCTTATTGTGACGGGCGATGGGTTGTCTTTAGCCTACCGTGTTGGTGCCCTGCTTATGGACATGGAGATGGTACAATATCATCCGACTACACTTCCTGCCAACGGCTTTCTCATCACGGAGGGCGCGCGCGGCGAAGGCGCGTATCTGCTGAACTCCGAGGGCGAACGGTTTATGCAGGAGGAACGCTACGGCGCAACAACATTGGAGGAAAAAGCCTCGCGCGATGTGGTCTCTCGCGCTGAAACAATCGAAATCCAAGAAGGACGTGGGATTGATGGCTGCGTGTTGCTCGATTGCCGACACATCAAAGACCGTATTTTAGAAGCTTTTCATCAAATTTCTGAACTCGCAATTGATTATGCTGGGGTGGACATTACGCAGCAGCCCCTACCGATTCGACCAGGGATGCATTATATGATGGGTGGCATTAAGACCGATATAGATGGGCGCTGCTATCGACATAACGGCGATGGGTCAGAACCACTGCCCGGCTTGTACTCGGCCGGTGAGGCTGCCTGTGTCTCAGCACATGGAGCAAATCGACTCGGAGGCAACAGCCTGCTGGACTGTGTTACATTTGGCCGGAAAGCGGGGGTACATGCAGCGGAATATGCCAGCAGCATTAACTCCCCCAATATCTCCGAAGCGGTCACTGGGGTGGAGGAGCAGAAAATTAGTGACCTCTTTGCCCGCTCGACGAACGAGCGTGCCCCCGCTCTGCGACTGGAAATGGGCGAGATTATGCATACCTTCACTGGTGTGTTTCGCGAAGAAGCCGGTTTGCTTGAAGCACAGCGCAGAATCCACGCTGTCCGTGAACGTTTTCCAGAAGTTTCTGTTCACGACAAGGGTAGAGTGTTCAATACCGATTTGCTAGCTGTTTTAGAGCTGGACTTCATGTTCGATTGTGCTGAAACGATTATCGCTAGTGCCCTTGCGCGCAAAGAGAGCCGCGGTGCCCACACCCGCACCGATTATCCTGAACGGGACGATGAGAACTGGCTTAAGCATGTGGCTGTCTACCATACCCCTGATGGACCTGTAGTTACCTATCTGCCGGTAACGATTACAAAATGGCAGCCAGAGGCACGCCAGTACTAA
- a CDS encoding succinate dehydrogenase/fumarate reductase iron-sulfur subunit, which produces MIEANLKVYRYDPQTAQEPHYDTYEVKELPDFATVLDALIKVREDIDGTLAMRCSCRSAVCGSCAFRVNGHAKLGCKTKVSTLAPDGEEICVEPMGNMKVIKDLVTEMDIFWDKLKQVKPWIETAGEPPEREYQVPHEKMVELQQPMNCIMCGACVSDCTVLEEDSNFLAPAALAKAYRVVGDPRHGKTTEWLTDLSEEGGIWDCTRCLECVEVCPKDVAPMDQIIKLREQAIEEGLTDNIGAKHVLHFTESVAHTGVLDERMLPIKAAGWGWAVKNAGIAIKATLKGKIKPLLPGSHPSVTEVQDVRRIHEELEAGKKK; this is translated from the coding sequence ATGATAGAAGCCAATTTGAAAGTATACCGTTACGACCCGCAGACAGCCCAGGAACCGCATTATGATACCTATGAAGTAAAAGAGTTGCCCGATTTTGCAACCGTGCTGGATGCGCTCATCAAAGTCCGCGAAGATATCGACGGCACACTGGCAATGCGCTGTTCATGTCGCAGCGCGGTTTGCGGTTCATGTGCCTTTCGGGTCAATGGACACGCGAAGTTGGGCTGCAAGACCAAAGTCTCAACGCTTGCACCTGACGGTGAGGAAATTTGTGTTGAGCCGATGGGCAACATGAAGGTGATTAAAGACCTTGTTACTGAAATGGATATCTTCTGGGATAAATTGAAACAGGTGAAACCGTGGATTGAGACAGCAGGGGAACCGCCAGAACGTGAGTATCAGGTCCCACACGAGAAGATGGTCGAACTGCAACAACCGATGAACTGCATCATGTGCGGCGCGTGTGTGAGCGATTGCACAGTGCTGGAGGAGGATTCAAACTTCTTAGCCCCGGCGGCGCTGGCGAAGGCGTACCGCGTGGTCGGCGATCCTCGCCACGGTAAAACCACAGAGTGGTTGACGGATCTGAGTGAAGAGGGCGGTATCTGGGATTGCACGCGGTGTCTGGAATGCGTGGAGGTCTGTCCGAAGGATGTCGCACCAATGGACCAAATTATCAAGCTGCGCGAGCAGGCAATTGAGGAAGGGTTGACCGACAACATAGGCGCGAAACATGTGCTTCACTTCACCGAAAGCGTAGCACATACCGGCGTCCTCGATGAGCGTATGCTACCGATAAAGGCTGCCGGTTGGGGCTGGGCCGTTAAGAACGCAGGTATTGCGATCAAAGCAACCCTGAAAGGGAAAATCAAACCCCTGTTGCCCGGTTCGCACCCTTCAGTGACAGAGGTCCAGGATGTCCGGCGCATTCATGAAGAATTGGAAGCAGGAAAAAAGAAATAG
- a CDS encoding CoB--CoM heterodisulfide reductase iron-sulfur subunit B family protein codes for MRVAYFPGCVAKGNCPELNQATKRIAPLIGIELVELTGAPCTGAGVLQAQNPVLADTYNAKTLALAEELDLPLMTVCSTCIGCLRKSNQKLSEDEGYRAEVNAVLKSGGHEYHGGVDVTHLLYVLIKELGLDNLRGMVKKPLTDLRVAPFYGCYILRPASIMGIDDPDNPTSMERVIEALGGTPVDYYGKTRCCGFPIGLENEEASYKMAGKHIGEAKDKGADCMVTPCPLCHMNLDLLQPGVSQVVKRQLDMPVFHLPQMIGLALGLPPKELGLSKHIVSAQSVLAKVGG; via the coding sequence ATGAGAGTTGCCTACTTCCCTGGCTGTGTTGCCAAGGGAAACTGTCCAGAACTGAACCAAGCCACCAAAAGGATTGCGCCCTTAATTGGTATTGAGTTGGTCGAATTGACCGGTGCCCCTTGTACCGGCGCAGGTGTGCTTCAAGCGCAGAATCCGGTCCTTGCCGACACATACAACGCCAAGACCCTTGCGCTCGCGGAGGAGCTGGACCTACCGCTGATGACGGTCTGTTCGACCTGCATCGGTTGTTTACGCAAAAGCAATCAGAAACTGTCCGAGGACGAGGGGTACCGGGCAGAGGTCAACGCGGTGCTTAAGTCAGGTGGTCACGAGTATCATGGGGGTGTAGATGTCACCCACCTTCTCTATGTCCTTATCAAAGAACTCGGTCTGGATAATCTACGCGGCATGGTCAAAAAACCGTTGACCGACTTGCGGGTCGCGCCGTTTTACGGCTGCTACATTCTGCGTCCTGCCAGCATCATGGGGATTGACGACCCCGACAATCCCACTTCGATGGAACGCGTGATTGAAGCGTTGGGTGGGACTCCAGTGGACTACTACGGCAAAACACGCTGTTGCGGTTTCCCGATCGGACTTGAGAACGAAGAAGCGTCATACAAAATGGCTGGGAAGCATATTGGCGAGGCGAAAGATAAGGGAGCGGATTGCATGGTAACGCCTTGTCCGCTCTGCCACATGAACCTTGATCTCCTGCAGCCCGGCGTCAGTCAGGTAGTTAAACGTCAACTTGATATGCCGGTGTTCCATCTGCCGCAAATGATCGGCTTGGCGCTTGGCTTGCCACCAAAAGAGTTGGGCCTCAGCAAACACATAGTATCAGCCCAAAGCGTACTAGCAAAGGTAGGGGGATAG
- the fumC gene encoding class II fumarate hydratase: MQTRTESDSMGKIEVATDRYWGAQTQRSLQNFKIGGERFPREMIWALGIVKQSVAEVNAELETLDTDLAEIIIKAAQEVIDGDLDSHFPLVVWQTGSGTQTNMNVNEVISNRAIEMLGGVLGSKEPVHPNDHVNKSQSTNDAFPTAIHVAVVDRIHNHLIPSVTALRDALAAKAEAFTDIVKTGRTHLQDATPLTLGQAFSGYVTQLNNSLRAIDHALPHLYELPIGGTAVGTGLNTHPDYATKAAAAISKRTGFSFVTAPNKFEALGARDAIVEASGAIKTLACALNKIANDLRWLGSGPRCGIGELLLPENEPGSSIMPGKVNPTQCEAMTMVCAQVIGSDTTVAIAGASGNFELNVFMPVIAFNALQSIRLLADACDSFNENCVVGIEPNREKIQEYLNDSLMLVTALNPYIGYDNAALVAKTAHQEGKTLRQTVVELNLLSEEEFDRVVIPSQMIGPK; encoded by the coding sequence ATGCAAACAAGAACTGAATCAGACAGCATGGGGAAGATTGAGGTCGCAACAGATCGGTATTGGGGAGCACAGACCCAGCGTTCATTGCAGAACTTTAAGATTGGCGGGGAACGTTTCCCGCGTGAGATGATCTGGGCACTCGGTATTGTCAAACAATCTGTCGCTGAGGTTAACGCCGAGTTAGAGACGCTAGATACGGATCTGGCTGAAATTATCATCAAAGCCGCACAGGAAGTAATTGATGGCGATCTGGATAGCCATTTTCCGCTGGTTGTTTGGCAGACCGGCAGTGGCACCCAAACCAACATGAACGTCAACGAAGTGATTTCAAACCGTGCCATCGAAATGCTTGGTGGCGTCCTCGGCAGCAAAGAACCCGTCCACCCCAACGACCACGTCAACAAATCTCAATCTACCAACGATGCTTTCCCAACGGCTATTCATGTCGCTGTCGTCGACCGGATTCACAATCACCTGATTCCTTCGGTGACTGCCCTGCGCGATGCGCTTGCAGCGAAAGCCGAAGCCTTTACGGATATTGTCAAGACCGGACGCACCCATCTTCAAGACGCTACCCCGTTGACGTTGGGACAGGCGTTTTCCGGATATGTTACACAGTTAAACAATTCGCTTCGCGCAATCGATCACGCACTACCACACCTATACGAACTGCCAATCGGTGGAACGGCGGTCGGCACAGGATTGAACACCCATCCCGACTACGCAACGAAAGCCGCCGCTGCAATCTCGAAGCGCACCGGATTTTCCTTTGTTACTGCGCCCAACAAATTTGAGGCTCTCGGCGCTCGAGATGCTATTGTCGAGGCAAGCGGTGCGATCAAAACCCTAGCATGTGCGTTGAACAAAATAGCGAACGACCTACGTTGGCTTGGCAGCGGTCCTCGCTGCGGCATTGGCGAGCTCCTGTTACCAGAAAACGAGCCGGGAAGTTCGATTATGCCGGGGAAAGTGAACCCGACACAATGCGAAGCCATGACAATGGTTTGCGCCCAAGTTATCGGCAGCGACACGACAGTTGCTATCGCAGGTGCATCGGGCAATTTTGAACTGAATGTGTTTATGCCCGTCATCGCTTTTAATGCGCTCCAATCCATCCGCCTACTTGCGGATGCCTGTGATTCGTTCAATGAAAACTGTGTCGTCGGCATTGAGCCAAATCGAGAAAAAATCCAGGAATACCTGAACGACTCATTGATGCTCGTTACAGCACTTAACCCCTACATTGGCTATGACAATGCAGCACTGGTTGCCAAAACTGCCCATCAGGAAGGTAAAACGCTACGGCAGACTGTGGTCGAATTGAATCTGCTGAGCGAGGAAGAGTTTGATCGAGTGGTTATTCCTAGCCAGATGATTGGACCAAAGTAA
- a CDS encoding universal stress protein gives MFKKIYVPVDNSDHSDASVNFAVEFAKKFQSQLVGSHVYAAKMHDVRFKQMEYTLPEEYQDEAELEKQRRIHDTLITMGLQLISDSYLEVMKNKCAENDIPFEAKMPEGKHFIKLAEDIQASDYDLVIMGALGMGAVKDSLLGGVVERVVRRIETDTLVVRNIEEMHEQKGHILVGIDGSPESFGGLKTAIRMGKEFGRQVEAVGVYDPYLHYVVFNSVVSVLTERASKTFRFKEQEQLHEEVIDTGLAKIYQSHLEIARTIAKEDHNYDLKITLLDGKAFEKILQYARKTEPWMLMLGRIGVHSDPDMDIGSNTENLLRLAPCNVFLSSQRYVPKVDVRAEETVVWTQEALDRMAKAPPQVQGIARTAVHRFAIERGHSVITESVIEQAMDTFMPGRSAERMTKVAKEIATQTVLDSNAIKTYICGDCGYAARDQQPVKCPVCGVDGDQFQMVDKDSLQRVADQEGGVSEEQTFDGVRLQWSDQAKKALRNVPRGYMRRNVKARIEKSARVQKIGTITNEFAMQIINESMDQASAVREDAPELKAVAQSRESTDTSQGEIFESPLEWTSDARERLNLVPAGFMRNITQSRVEQRAQEANLTTINLDFAAQVIEEGRSLDNEVLGTYYQQGEDTTETESDEEEATQA, from the coding sequence ATGTTCAAAAAAATCTATGTACCTGTTGACAACTCGGACCATTCCGATGCGAGCGTCAATTTCGCTGTGGAGTTCGCCAAAAAATTTCAATCGCAACTCGTCGGCTCTCACGTCTATGCGGCGAAGATGCACGATGTGCGCTTCAAACAGATGGAGTACACGCTTCCCGAAGAATATCAGGATGAAGCCGAGCTTGAAAAACAGCGCCGGATTCATGACACATTGATTACGATGGGACTTCAGTTGATCTCCGATTCGTATTTGGAGGTCATGAAGAACAAGTGTGCTGAAAATGACATTCCCTTTGAAGCCAAGATGCCTGAGGGCAAACACTTCATCAAATTAGCAGAGGACATTCAGGCAAGCGATTATGACCTCGTGATCATGGGTGCCCTCGGTATGGGTGCCGTTAAGGATAGCCTACTCGGCGGCGTGGTTGAACGGGTTGTGCGACGTATTGAGACCGATACCCTTGTCGTCCGAAATATTGAGGAGATGCACGAACAGAAGGGGCATATCCTCGTCGGGATCGACGGCAGCCCCGAATCCTTCGGCGGACTGAAGACGGCAATACGAATGGGCAAGGAGTTTGGTAGACAGGTTGAGGCAGTTGGTGTTTACGACCCGTATCTCCACTATGTGGTGTTCAACTCGGTTGTCAGCGTCCTAACCGAGCGAGCTTCCAAAACCTTCCGATTCAAAGAGCAGGAGCAGCTGCACGAGGAGGTCATTGACACCGGACTTGCCAAAATTTATCAATCCCATCTAGAGATTGCCCGGACCATCGCTAAGGAAGACCACAACTACGACCTCAAAATTACCTTGCTAGACGGGAAAGCGTTTGAGAAGATCCTACAATATGCCCGAAAAACCGAACCGTGGATGTTAATGCTGGGCAGAATCGGTGTTCACAGCGATCCCGACATGGACATCGGCAGCAACACCGAAAACTTACTGCGCCTTGCTCCGTGTAATGTGTTCCTATCGAGCCAGCGGTATGTCCCAAAAGTTGATGTCAGGGCAGAGGAGACGGTGGTCTGGACACAGGAAGCCTTGGATCGGATGGCTAAGGCACCGCCGCAAGTGCAAGGTATCGCACGCACCGCTGTCCACCGTTTCGCCATTGAGCGTGGACACTCTGTGATTACGGAGAGCGTCATAGAGCAGGCAATGGACACCTTTATGCCGGGACGTTCGGCAGAACGGATGACCAAGGTTGCCAAAGAGATTGCAACGCAAACGGTTTTGGATTCCAATGCCATTAAGACCTACATCTGTGGGGATTGCGGCTATGCCGCCCGTGACCAACAGCCGGTGAAATGTCCCGTTTGCGGCGTGGACGGAGATCAATTCCAGATGGTTGATAAAGATTCTCTCCAGAGGGTTGCGGATCAAGAGGGCGGCGTCAGTGAAGAACAGACCTTCGACGGTGTGCGTCTCCAATGGTCGGATCAAGCGAAAAAGGCTTTGCGCAATGTCCCAAGAGGATATATGCGTCGCAACGTCAAAGCGCGGATCGAAAAATCGGCACGTGTCCAAAAAATCGGTACAATCACCAACGAGTTTGCGATGCAGATTATCAACGAGAGTATGGATCAAGCTTCCGCTGTCCGTGAAGACGCGCCTGAACTGAAAGCTGTCGCGCAGTCCCGTGAGTCCACTGATACTTCCCAAGGAGAAATATTTGAAAGTCCGCTTGAATGGACTTCAGATGCCCGTGAACGGCTGAACCTCGTGCCCGCTGGATTTATGCGGAACATCACGCAATCCCGTGTCGAGCAGCGAGCGCAGGAAGCCAACCTTACAACAATCAACCTAGATTTCGCAGCGCAGGTGATTGAAGAAGGACGAAGTCTGGACAATGAGGTGCTTGGAACTTATTACCAGCAGGGTGAAGACACTACTGAAACGGAGAGCGATGAAGAGGAAGCGACGCAAGCGTAA
- a CDS encoding universal stress protein: protein MPPRNPLHFAEILVCLDDSNYSQAAVEYATQIALDHDASLTGIGVIDLPGIQRSSGPAPIGAMHYDRLADQQRFQETREVVSGVLENFGKTCQEKEIRHSIHSEMGSPFREIIEESKFHDFIIIGQKTFFRYSVRHEPGNTLDRILHNGLTAALAVPDSVRQIKKVLVAYDNSVQVTKAIQMFLLLHIWNQCDITLLNVNNNASRGIQLLGRLGDYFCRYGVQTEKVQNRNV from the coding sequence ATGCCCCCCAGAAATCCTTTACATTTTGCGGAAATCCTTGTGTGTCTCGATGACTCAAACTATTCTCAGGCAGCGGTCGAATATGCCACCCAAATCGCTCTTGACCATGACGCATCACTGACCGGTATCGGAGTAATCGATCTGCCGGGTATCCAACGTTCAAGCGGTCCCGCGCCAATTGGAGCGATGCACTACGATCGACTAGCTGACCAGCAACGCTTCCAGGAGACGCGGGAGGTAGTGTCTGGGGTCCTTGAAAATTTTGGGAAAACCTGTCAGGAAAAAGAGATCCGCCACTCCATCCATTCAGAGATGGGTAGCCCATTTCGGGAAATTATCGAAGAATCAAAATTCCACGATTTTATTATCATTGGGCAGAAGACCTTTTTTCGGTATAGCGTCAGACACGAACCGGGTAACACCCTGGATCGAATCCTTCATAACGGGTTGACGGCGGCCCTTGCAGTCCCCGATTCTGTCAGACAGATTAAAAAAGTGCTTGTTGCTTATGATAACAGCGTCCAAGTTACCAAAGCAATTCAGATGTTTCTTCTGCTTCATATCTGGAATCAATGCGACATCACCCTCCTGAATGTCAACAACAATGCAAGTCGTGGAATACAGTTGCTCGGCAGGCTCGGCGATTACTTCTGTAGGTATGGGGTACAGACAGAGAAAGTCCAAAATCGAAACGTATGA
- a CDS encoding Mrp/NBP35 family ATP-binding protein, with the protein MKTYKDLPADGGSNIVGQVTQQVNRLQKRLASVHHTVAIMSGKGGVGKSSVTANLASALRLRGHNVGVIDADINGPSIAKIMGVRGQRIDYGDDGVKPALSPLGVKVMSMDLFLKDDETPVLWESQTQKDAFTWRGTMEMSALREFLSDTEWGTLDYLLIDLPPGADRLPNIVDLLPNLSGTVVVTIPSGVSQLVVKKSLTMAKKLLNAPVIGIVENMAAYVCADCGKTEDLFPSGHTEEMARQFDIPLLGKIPFDPRISIAADEGSVFVDQYEDTPAGQTFFRITDEIRMFLERKM; encoded by the coding sequence ATGAAAACCTACAAAGACCTCCCCGCCGATGGCGGTTCTAACATCGTTGGACAAGTGACACAGCAAGTCAATCGTTTGCAAAAACGGCTTGCATCAGTCCACCACACTGTTGCTATCATGAGTGGCAAAGGCGGTGTGGGCAAGAGTTCAGTCACGGCAAACCTTGCTTCGGCACTTAGATTGCGTGGGCACAATGTTGGTGTGATTGACGCTGACATCAACGGTCCTTCGATTGCTAAAATAATGGGGGTGAGAGGCCAGCGAATTGATTATGGTGACGATGGTGTAAAACCCGCTCTCAGTCCGCTAGGGGTCAAGGTGATGTCGATGGATCTATTCCTCAAGGACGACGAAACACCAGTCCTCTGGGAATCCCAAACACAGAAGGATGCCTTCACTTGGCGGGGGACGATGGAAATGAGTGCTCTCCGCGAATTTCTCTCTGATACTGAATGGGGAACGCTTGATTATTTGCTGATTGATCTTCCACCCGGCGCAGATCGATTGCCAAATATCGTCGATCTCCTGCCAAATCTTAGCGGAACGGTTGTTGTCACAATTCCTTCTGGAGTGTCACAGCTTGTCGTCAAAAAATCGCTGACGATGGCAAAGAAACTACTTAACGCGCCGGTGATCGGCATCGTCGAAAATATGGCCGCTTATGTGTGCGCCGATTGTGGTAAAACCGAAGACCTGTTTCCGTCGGGACACACCGAGGAGATGGCACGTCAATTCGACATCCCTCTACTTGGTAAAATACCTTTTGATCCGCGCATCTCTATTGCAGCGGATGAAGGCAGTGTGTTTGTCGATCAATACGAAGATACTCCCGCAGGACAAACGTTTTTCCGCATCACAGATGAAATTCGGATGTTCTTGGAACGGAAAATGTAA
- a CDS encoding PCP reductase family protein, with protein sequence MQVVRSFLSEKNPENLTSEAPTASTEGGGKCPFTSVVSEAFQEAEASGPVWTPEALTRLERVPSFVRSMAKNSIEEFARENGHTEITTEVMDTARGDFGM encoded by the coding sequence ATGCAGGTCGTACGTTCCTTCTTGAGTGAAAAGAACCCCGAAAATCTGACCTCCGAGGCACCTACAGCGTCCACGGAAGGTGGTGGGAAATGCCCGTTTACATCAGTTGTATCGGAAGCGTTTCAGGAGGCGGAGGCGAGCGGACCGGTATGGACACCAGAAGCATTAACGCGTTTAGAGCGCGTACCTAGTTTCGTCCGCTCAATGGCGAAAAACAGCATCGAAGAGTTCGCCCGCGAAAATGGACACACCGAAATCACCACCGAAGTGATGGATACTGCACGCGGTGACTTTGGAATGTAG
- a CDS encoding radical SAM protein: METKVQAVSWNITRLCNLKCTHCYLPAGFVDTNEFPSGYYRDTELTQSQCFRVIDEIAEINPNILLILTGGEPLLRPDILKISDYAARTGFLVVMGTNGVLLNDETVQKMSDHGVAGAGISLDAVDPVNHDKFRGMDGAWEGTMNGVEALKRANLDFLVQTSVTRWNYDEIPQIVDFAYELGAKVFNLYFLVRTGRGKTVMDITPAQYERMLSTLFELQAKYRGKMLVAAKCAPHYKRVIYEQQSDSPFLQAYPSGTCPCGIYYCRITPEGDLTPCPYMPVNVGNLKTESFATLWNQSKVFHELRDRKLLEGKCGACEFRDVCGGCRARAYALTDNYLAEDPSCEYQPGQAGNQNIRFEKTTPFAAETDYELQWTDAAQQRLQRVPSFARGMVTKSVEKYAREHGYNEITPEIMKAVKDRFDKTGIPSFRPRR, from the coding sequence ATGGAAACGAAAGTCCAAGCCGTTTCGTGGAATATCACACGGCTATGCAATCTCAAATGTACACACTGCTATCTCCCCGCTGGGTTTGTTGATACCAACGAGTTTCCGAGCGGATATTATCGAGATACAGAGTTGACTCAATCCCAGTGTTTTCGCGTGATTGATGAGATTGCCGAAATCAATCCCAATATTCTCCTCATTCTCACAGGTGGTGAACCGTTGCTGCGGCCTGATATCCTGAAAATATCAGATTACGCGGCCCGCACCGGATTCTTAGTGGTGATGGGCACAAACGGCGTTCTGCTGAACGATGAAACGGTTCAGAAGATGAGCGACCACGGTGTCGCTGGCGCAGGCATCAGTTTGGATGCTGTGGATCCGGTCAATCACGACAAGTTCCGAGGCATGGACGGGGCTTGGGAAGGCACGATGAACGGCGTCGAAGCCCTTAAGCGTGCAAACCTCGATTTCCTTGTGCAGACTTCCGTGACGCGCTGGAATTACGACGAAATTCCACAAATTGTTGATTTCGCCTATGAACTCGGTGCGAAGGTGTTCAATCTCTATTTCCTCGTGAGAACTGGCAGAGGAAAAACAGTGATGGATATCACTCCAGCTCAATATGAACGTATGCTCTCAACGCTCTTTGAATTGCAAGCGAAATATCGAGGCAAAATGCTTGTTGCGGCGAAATGTGCGCCACACTACAAACGGGTCATCTATGAGCAACAATCGGATTCCCCATTCCTGCAAGCCTATCCGAGTGGCACCTGCCCCTGTGGTATCTACTACTGCCGCATCACACCTGAAGGCGATTTGACACCGTGCCCATACATGCCGGTAAATGTCGGGAATCTGAAGACTGAAAGTTTTGCGACCCTCTGGAATCAATCGAAGGTTTTTCATGAACTACGAGATCGGAAATTGTTGGAAGGTAAGTGTGGTGCCTGTGAATTTCGAGACGTTTGCGGCGGTTGTCGCGCCCGTGCTTATGCCCTCACCGACAACTATCTCGCTGAAGATCCATCCTGCGAATACCAACCGGGACAGGCGGGAAATCAAAACATCCGTTTTGAAAAAACGACGCCCTTTGCAGCTGAAACCGACTACGAGTTACAATGGACAGATGCTGCACAACAAAGATTACAGCGTGTCCCCTCCTTTGCACGGGGGATGGTCACCAAAAGCGTCGAAAAATACGCCCGTGAGCACGGCTACAATGAAATCACGCCGGAAATCATGAAAGCTGTCAAGGATCGGTTTGATAAAACGGGCATTCCGTCCTTCAGACCCCGGCGGTAA
- a CDS encoding tetratricopeptide repeat protein — MSKQAEIANDRAIEYWKQNRFDEAIAQWEEIVRKDLNLAEIHYNLGNAYMYQGKIESAIDAFKRALSIDPTLPEAYNKLGIICYKQGNAGLAFACWKQALVINPDFEEARRNIGLIQNAPQFDVEDEIPAYQHVAEGDATGDANASIEDSDDLPTWKNKIRQGWGAFRRK, encoded by the coding sequence ATGAGTAAGCAAGCTGAAATCGCCAACGACCGAGCCATTGAATATTGGAAACAGAATCGCTTTGACGAGGCAATTGCTCAATGGGAAGAAATCGTTCGTAAAGATTTGAATCTTGCGGAGATACACTATAACCTTGGAAATGCTTACATGTACCAAGGCAAAATTGAGAGTGCGATCGACGCATTTAAGCGAGCGCTATCTATCGATCCTACCCTGCCTGAAGCGTACAACAAGTTGGGAATTATCTGTTACAAGCAAGGCAATGCAGGACTGGCGTTCGCCTGTTGGAAGCAAGCATTAGTGATTAATCCGGACTTTGAAGAAGCACGCCGTAATATTGGATTAATCCAGAACGCTCCCCAGTTTGATGTAGAAGACGAAATACCTGCTTACCAACATGTAGCGGAGGGTGATGCAACAGGCGATGCAAACGCTAGCATTGAGGATAGCGACGACCTACCCACATGGAAAAATAAAATTCGTCAGGGTTGGGGCGCATTCCGAAGAAAATGA